DNA from Arthrobacter sp. FW305-BF8:
ACAAGGACCCTCTGCACACCGGCCAGCTGCCCGTGCAGGACGCTGGTGATGCCGCTGATCCGAATCCGGCGGGCTAGTCCCCACCGGTGCCCTAACCTCGCAAGCTCGGCCAGGGAACCCTGCCGGCGTAGGCCCAGGCTCAACCAGTACGACGGCGGGTGGCCGGCTAACATTGCCGGCCACCCGCCGTCGGGCTTCCCGATTTCACGGAATCTGCGCTGCCCGATCAACTGGATGCGGTTGCATGGAAAACGCCCGTGAAAAACCATGTCATAGTTCTCTAGTTGAACATTGAAGTTTTTCCAAAGTGGGGGGATCCATGTCCGAGTATTGTCGTGCCACCAGTGTCTCAATTTGGGCTCGACGCCTATCAGCAACCCTTGCGGTCGCGGTTGCTGCTACGGCAGCCGGCGTCATGCCGGCTAACGCTACCGTCGAGAAGAATGAGCCGGCTCCAATCACGCTGACGGCGCCGACTGACGCTTTCGTAACCAGCTCGCCGACTGTGTCCGGCGAGGCCGTGGTGGGCCGCACGCTTACTGTCGAAGCCGGGGAATGGTCGCCGGAATACACGCTTGCGTACCAATGGCTCGCGGACGGACTTCCACTGGAAGGCGCTGCGGGCTCCACGCTTGTGCTTGGCCCGGACCTTGCCGGCAAAGCGATCAGCGTGCAGGTGACTGGGTCGCAGCCCGGATACGCACCGGAGACCCGCACGAGCGAGCCCAGCGTTGCGGTCCTTAATGTGGCAACCCCGGCGGAAGTTGCTTTCGCGGACGCAGACGGCACGGCAAACGACACCTTTACCGTGCCGTCGTCGGCGGGAGTCGACTACAGGCTCAATGGGGAGACCGTGCCGGCGGGTACGTATCCCGGAACCGGTACTGTCACCGTGACCGCGGCAGCAAAGGAAGGGTTTGTCCTGGCTCCCGACGCTGCGGCGTCCTGGACAGCCACGTTCAAGACATCGCCGTACTCCGTCTCGCCCGCAGAAGTAGTGTTCAGTGATCAGCTCGGCACGAAGGACGACACCTACACTGTTCCGGCGACGCCAGGCGTTGATTACCTCGTGGCCGGAAAGGTTGTGGCGGCGGGAACCTACCCGGGGGTTGGCACGGTCACGGTCACGGCGGCAGCACAAACGGACTTCGTCGTTCCGTCCACGGATGCCGCGTCGTGGACCTTTACCTTCAAGGGCGACTTGATCGGGGCCGCCCCGAAGATTACAGGCACGCCGAAGGTTGGCTATCTCCTGACCGCAGTCCCGGGAACCTGGTCACCCACTCCGGACACACTCAGCTACCAGTGGTACCGCGCCGGCGTGGCTGTTGCCGGAGCAACTGCAGCCACGTACAGGCTTCCTGCCAGTGCCGCCGGAGCCACGTATTCCGTCCGTGTCACAGCATCTAAGGCCGGCTACGCATCCCTGGTCAAAGCTTCCGCCGCAACCGCCGTCGTAGCCTATGGTTCGCTCGTGGGAGCCGCTCCGAGGATCATCGGAACCTCGAAAGTGGGTTACGCGCTGACTGCGGTTCCCGGCACATGGTCACCCGCTCCGGTCACGCTCCGCTATCAGTGGTACCGGTCCGGGGTTGCCGTCGTTGGCGCAACCGCTGCTACCTACAGGTTGCCTGCCAGTGCCGCGGGCGCGAGGTACTCGGTCCGAATCACGGGGTCAAAGTCCGGCTATACCACGCTGGCTAAAGTCTCCGGGTCCACTATTGCCGTGGCCAAAGGGACCCTTGCGGGCCCTGCTCCGCGGATTGCCGGCACCGCAAAGGTCGGTTATGTGCTGACCGCTATCGCAGGTGCGTGGTCACCGGCTCCGGTCACGCTCCGCTACCAGTGGTACCGGTCCGGGGTGGCAATCGTTGGAGCAACTGCTGCTACCTACAGGTTGCCTGCCAGTGCCGCGGGGGCGAGGTACTCTGTCCGAATCACCGGGTCAAAGTCCGGCTACACCACGTCGGCTAAAGTCTCCGGGTCCACTGCTGCCGTGGCCAAGGGGAGCCTTGCGGGCCCTGCTCCGCGGATTACCGGCACTGCCAAGGTCGGATATGTGCTGACCGCTATCGCAGGTGCGTGGTCACCGGCGCCGGTTGCGGTGCGCTATCAGTGGTACCGGTCCGGGGTTGCCGTCGTTGGGGCGACTGCAGCTTCCTACAGGCTTCCGGCGCGTGCCGCGGGCGCGACTTACACGGTCCGAGTCACGGGGTCGAAGACCGGCTACAACACGCTGGCCAAGACATCTGCCGCGACCGCACGGATTGCTACGGCTTACGTGCCGCCGGCTCCGGCGGCGTACTACGCCAACTGCACTGCAGTGAGGAATGCAGGCAAGGCCCCGCTGTACAGTTGGCAGCCTGGCTACAGGAGTGCACTCGACCGTGACAGCGACGGCATCGCCTGCGAATAGGCGGTTTTAGAAACATTGACCGTTAAGTCAGTGTTGCTCAACGAACGACGGCGGGTTGCCGGCCACATTGCCGGCCACCCGCCGTCGGGCTTTCTCCAAGGAGGCGCCCCGTGGCAACACCCGTTTCACGGATGGAATGATACATGTCACATTTTCAGCAGAGAACGTAATCCTGCATGGCTTCTGCAAGAATGGCGAAGTCATGTGCGGGAGGTCACAAGCAACGGCGCTTGGGACCTCCCGTGCAATGCCCTGGGGAGGCAAGATGTCAGGAATCAGTTTTACGGCCATCGACTTCGACACGGCCAACAGCCACCGCGGCTCGGCATGCGCCGTCGGCCTGGTAAAGGTCCGGGACGGGCACATCGTGGACACGGCGTCGTGGCTCATCAAGCCGCCGCCCGGCATCGACGCCTTTGATCCCATCAACGTGGAGTTCCACGGCATCGCCGAACCGGACGTTCAGAACGCCGCAAACTGGGAGATGTCCCTCGAAGGCATTCTGCTGTTCGTCTCCGAGGATCCGATCGTGGCTTTCGATGCCGACTACGACGCCTCCGTGATGCGCACAGCCACCGAACACCAACATCTGGACCTGCCGGCCAAGGACTTCTACTGCGCGCTGCGCCTCGCGGAAGACCACCTGACCTTGCCGCGCCACCGCCTCAGCGACGTGCTGGCCGCGCTGGAACTTCCGCCTATAGAGCGGCACGAGCCGCGGGCGCACGCACTGGCCTGCGCCCGGATCGTGCTCGCCATCGCTGCCCGCCGCGGCTTCGCCACGCTGGCCGAGGTCTGGGAAGGGCCGACGACGGCGGTCGGCAAGCGCCGCCGTGGCCGTCGCGTCCGCACCGACTCCGGCTCCGAAGCTGAAACGCCCGCCGGCGGTCCGCACCTGATTGCCGACGGCGGCGGGGCCGGCAGGGTTGAGGCCGGCAGGGTTGAGCCCGGGACGGCTGAGGCCCGGACAGCTGAAACCGGCAGGGCTGACCTGC
Protein-coding regions in this window:
- a CDS encoding excalibur calcium-binding domain-containing protein encodes the protein MPANATVEKNEPAPITLTAPTDAFVTSSPTVSGEAVVGRTLTVEAGEWSPEYTLAYQWLADGLPLEGAAGSTLVLGPDLAGKAISVQVTGSQPGYAPETRTSEPSVAVLNVATPAEVAFADADGTANDTFTVPSSAGVDYRLNGETVPAGTYPGTGTVTVTAAAKEGFVLAPDAAASWTATFKTSPYSVSPAEVVFSDQLGTKDDTYTVPATPGVDYLVAGKVVAAGTYPGVGTVTVTAAAQTDFVVPSTDAASWTFTFKGDLIGAAPKITGTPKVGYLLTAVPGTWSPTPDTLSYQWYRAGVAVAGATAATYRLPASAAGATYSVRVTASKAGYASLVKASAATAVVAYGSLVGAAPRIIGTSKVGYALTAVPGTWSPAPVTLRYQWYRSGVAVVGATAATYRLPASAAGARYSVRITGSKSGYTTLAKVSGSTIAVAKGTLAGPAPRIAGTAKVGYVLTAIAGAWSPAPVTLRYQWYRSGVAIVGATAATYRLPASAAGARYSVRITGSKSGYTTSAKVSGSTAAVAKGSLAGPAPRITGTAKVGYVLTAIAGAWSPAPVAVRYQWYRSGVAVVGATAASYRLPARAAGATYTVRVTGSKTGYNTLAKTSAATARIATAYVPPAPAAYYANCTAVRNAGKAPLYSWQPGYRSALDRDSDGIACE